The DNA region GCTGTTACCACCAAAAAGACCGCAGAGAAGaagaaaaccgaaaaggcAAAGGCCAAGGATGCCAAGAAAACTGGAACCGTAAAGGCGAAGCCAACAGCAGCGAAGGCCAAGTCGATCGCAGCGAAGCCAAAGGCGGCGAAAGCACCAAAGGCCAAGCCAGCGGCGTCTGCTAAGCCCAAAAAGGCGGTGAAAAAAGCAGCTGCTCCTGCTACCGCTAAAAAGCCGAAAGCCAAGACTACGGCTGCCAAGAAGTAAATTTAGCCAAAGTACAGTACCTGGTACCTGCTCGCAATCGCTATTTTAGATTTCGATATCTGAAATTAGTTTAAACAAGCCCTTTTCAGGGCTACAACGTTCGTTAACAAGAGAAAGAtactttcaatttaaaactttgtacattttacttatccaattattttgttaggccgttagcatttttttttttaaagaagtgtGGCCGCATTGATTTCAGCAGCTGTACCAGAGTATCTTAAAATGCAAGTCAAAGAATGTTCCTCGCCACTTTTTGCAGAAACTCGTTATCAATCGATGTTCATGATTTAATAACTATACTATAAAACTCCAGAATAAGTTCTTCAGAAAAAATAACACAAATTGAACTTATATCACGAATTTGATTGGCAAATGGTATATTGAAAATGTAGTTTCTTTGGTAAAATGTGTTGTGGCCCTGAAAAGGGCCGTTTTGGATCTTTCTGCCCATACGCAGCAAGAGAAAATTACTTGGAGCTGGTGTACTTGGTGACAGCCTTGGTTCCCTCACTGACGGCGTGCTTGGCCAACTCTCCGGGCAGGAGCAGGCGAACAGCCGTTTGGATCTCCCGACTGGTTATGGTCGAGCGCTTGTTGTAGTGAGCCAGACGAGACGCCTCGGCAGCAATGCGCTCGAAGATATCATTCACAAAGCTGTTCATGATGCTCATTGCCTTCGACGAAATGCCGGTGTCAGGGTGGACCTGCTTCAGGACCTTGTAAATGTAGATGGCGTAGCTCTCCTTCCTCTtgcgcttcttcttcttatCGGTCTTGGTGATGTTCTTCTGGGCTTTGCCAGCCTTCTTGGCTGCCTTTCCACTAGTTTTCGGCGGCATTATTCACTTCACTTATGATTTCACAAACACAACTCACTGATCATAATGGTGCCCAAGCGCGTTCagctttatactttttttcgaGCAATGTTTTCAGGTCTAAGGCACCCACCCCTAAATGAACGCGCAGGCAGAcgcaaaagtataaatatgtgGCTACTCGGGGCTCGTCGAGCATTCGTTTTCAGTGTGTAAAGTGAACTAAGTGAAATACTCgtaaagaaaaatgtctgGTCGTGgaaaaggtggcaaagtgaagGGAAAGGCAAAGTCCCGCTCTAACCGTGCCGGTCTTCAGTTCCCAGTGGGCCGTATTCACCGTTTGCTCCGCAAGGGCAACTATGCCGAGCGAGTTGGGGCCGGCGCTCCAGTTTACCTGGCTGCTGTGATGGAATATCTGGCCGCTGAGGTTCTCGAATTGGCTGGCAATGCTGCTCGTGACAACAAGAAGACTAGGATTATTCCTCGTCATCTGCAGCTGGCCATCCGCAACGACGAGGAGTTGAACAAACTACTCTCCGGCGTCACCATTGCCCAGGGTGGAGTGTTGCCCAACATCCAGGCTGTTCTGTTGCCCAAGAAGACCGAGAAGAAGGCTTAAACGTTTTAAATGCGGAGCCTACTACATACttgtacataaaaaataaaacccaaccgtccttttcaggacgaccaagtttttaccaaagaagtgaagattttccaatacgtatattatatcattaaaacaagaaatatcGTTGAATAGCACTTGGTCAGAAATAAGATCTGGAATGTTCTAAGAAGTTCGTCGCCAAAAAGACGCATTTCCGTTAATGCTGTATCTGCAAGCGGTACAGCCTCTACAAAATACATACCTGAACCCATacccatttgaaatttaattttggttcAATGCAATATGTATATGCAGTATCAACTTTCGAGTTCCCGGTCAGTAtgccaataaatcaaaaaattatttgaaaatttgtctccttcgaaaatttgaatggtggtcctgaaaaggaccgatTGCTGAATGAAGTACAAGCTGTACTAGTTTTTTAACCGCCGAAGCCGTACAGGGTGCGGCCTTGCCTCTTCAGAGCGTACACAACATCCATGGCTGTGACAGTCTTCCTCTTGGCGTGTTCGGTGTAGGTGACGGCATCGCGGATAACGTTCTCCAAGAACACCTTCAGAACGCCACGTGTTTCCTCGTAAATGAGTCCCGAGATGCGCTTCACACCGCCGCGACGAGCCAAACGGCGGATTGCTGGCTTAGTGATACCCTGGATGTTATCTCGCAGCACTTTGCGATGACGCTTGGCGCCTCCTTTTCCCAAGCCTTTGCCTCCTTTACCGCGACCAGTCATATTTCACTATTTTCTACTGTTAACACACTGCACGAAACGAAAGTCACTGAAGAACTAATTCCTGATTTTCGACGCACTCttatttatacctaaaaccccAGAAACACGAGCGAGTCCGAACGATATGTGCGTCCCGCTCTTCGCTCACCGCTCTCTGCTCGACAAGTGAGATGGCCTCTGCTTCCCTCTCTTTTCAACCCTCCTCGTTTTGCTATATAAGTAGGTAGCAAATGCAGCTATCgtttattgtgttttgaaACGTGAAGTGAACGTGAACTCGAAAATGGCCCGTACCAAGCAAACCGCTCGGAAATCGACTGGTGGCAAGGCGCCACGCAAACAACTGGCTACTAAGGCCGCTCGCAAGAGCGCACCAGCCACCGGAGGCGTGAAGAAGCCCCATCGGTATCGCCCTGGAACTGTTGCCCTGCGTGAGATCCGTCGATACCAGAAGAGTACCGAGCTCCTGATCCGCAAGCTGCCTTTCCAGCGTCTGGTGCGTGAAATCGCTCAGGACTTCAAGACTGACCTGCGATTCCAGAGCTCGGCAGTGATGGCTCTGCAGGAAGCTAGCGAGGCCTATCTGGTTGTATCTTTGAAGATACCAACTTGTGCGCCATTCATGCCAAGCGTGTCACCATCATGCCCAAAGACATCCAGTTGGCCCGTCGCATTCGCGGCGAGCGTGCTTAAGTGTGCGTGCTGCCAATGCGCTAACATACTTTGTACAAatcggtccttttcaggaccacAAATTACAGTCAATgagatacaaatttttatctgCAGGCTTCaacgttaaaataaaaaaaaaacttttcgacTCGTTCCTTCGTAAGTGGAGTTAATAATTGTATGTAACTTTTTGTGATTTGATAGAAATTAGAAttgataaaatcaataaatattggatTGGGTGGGGTTTTTAATGCGATGGAGCTGCTATGCGGCAGGGATGGTCAAGACTTTCAAGCAtcagaaaaaaactaaaaaatattacatgcgAGATGAACAAAAATTAGCTAGGCTTGTGAATCTATTTgcttaataaaacataaacagatttaaaaatacattttttatattttctttttaatgttaaGTGCAACCTCcacgatatttttatatgggacacaaaaaaaactgcttataggtatatatattcctgaatttatatatcgttttttgtaatattagatttatttaatagattaGATTCAATTTGATTGTACTTTTGGTATTATcacgtttttcaaaaattttcgtTATAAATGTCGGCATGTTTTTAGAAAGGGAGGGTTATGTGGGACAACCACGATCAACATTAGACATTCAAGCAtcaacaaaaaatcgaaaaacttttaaacgctatctgaaaataaatcatatgcgttaatgaatgcataatgctttataaaaaacaagaaaaatattattaagtatattttttagatttttttctttaatgttAACTTGAGTGCGGCCTCAATGGGATTCATACATGAAACACATATTagcaaattttgtaaaaactgcTTATAAACATGCATCCAATGCTGTACTGTCTTGAGCAAAGACATGATATATCTAAGAAAACAtcgaataaatacaatattttaaaagatttatatttttaacagtcAGAAAACCATTGCCGAATGTAGCTTGATAGCCAACTTCGTACGTAGCCAAGGGACAACTTGgaacaagtaataaaatacctaaactaatgataagtaaatataattgtagtacttatttaagtaaaaggttcaaatttattttttcattagcaagttacaaaatatttttaagatatcatattttaaaatgggtttttaagaaaattgctCATGTTACGAATGTCTATGTTGAAGTTGATAAGGCAATAAAAGGTCGCAAAAACAAGATACTtacattttgaaaacattaccTGCTTAATAGATCATTTAAGaatgtaaaacaataaaaagattgttaagttttagaatcttaagcactaaaaataagaaaatatgtttgcacttcaaacaaataatagcagaGCAAATGCCTGATGCCAGGCGCACAGTTAAAGTGCTCTCCTCCTCGATTCTCATCCGAACGAAGTAGGTTGGTAATAAGCGCGCGGCCCATTTTCTATAcgaaaaagtgtattttagtgaagaaaaatgtctgattcTGCAGTTGCAACGTCCGCTTCCCCAGTGGCTGCCCCGTCAGTGTCAGTTGAGAAGAAGGTGGCCACCAAGAAGGCATCTGGATCCGCTGCCCCAAAGGTGAAAAGGGCTGCTGCCCCGCCATCGCATCCGccaactcaacaaatggtgGACGCATCCATCAAGAATTTGAAGGAACGTGGCGGCTCATCGCTTCTGGCAATTAAGAAATACATCACTGCCACCTATAAATGCGATGCCCAGAAGCTGGCTCCATTCATCAAGAAATACTTGAAATCCGCCGTGGTCAATGGAAAGCTGATCCAAACCAAGGGAAAAGGGGCGTCTGGCTCATTTAAACTGTCGGCCTCCGCCAAGAAGGATCCGAAGCCGAAGCCTGCGTCTGCTGAGAAGAAGGTGAAAAGCAAGAAGGTAGCCGTCAAGAAGACCGGATCCACCGCCAAGAAAGCTGCCGCCGGAGCTGACGAGAAGAAGCCCAAGGCTAAGAAGGCTGTTACCACCAAAAAGACCGCAGAGAAGaagaaaaccgaaaaggcAAAGGCCAAGGATGCCAAGAAAACTGGAACCGTAAAGGCGAAGCCAACAGCAGCGAAGGCCAAGTCGATCGCAGCGAAGCCAAAGGCGGCGAAAGCACCAAAGGCCAAGCCAGCGGCGTCTGCTAAGCCCAAAAAGGCGGTGAAAAAAGCAGCTGCTCCTGCTACCGCTAAAAAGCCGAAAGCCAAGACTACGGCTGCCAAGAAGTAAATTGAGCAAAAGTACAGTACCTGGTACCTGCTCGCAATCGCTATTTTAGATTTCGATATCTGAAATTAGTTTAAACAAGCCCTTTTCAGGGCTACAACGTTCGTTAACAAGAGAAAGAtactttcaatttaaaactttgtacattttacttatccaattattttgttaggccgttagcattttttttttaaagaagtgtGGCCGCATTGATTTCAGCAGCTGTACCAGAGTATCTTAAAATGCAAGTCAAAGAATGTTCCTCGCCACTTTTTGCAGAAACTCGTTATCAATCGATGTTCATGATTTAATAACTATACTATAAAGCTCCAGAATAAGttcttcagaaaaaaaaacacaaattgaaCTTATATCACGAATTTGATTGGCAAATGGTATATTGAAAATGTAGTTTCTTTGGTAAAATGTGTTGTGGCCCTGAAAAGGGCCGTTTTGGATCTTTCTGCCCATACGCAGCAAGAGAAAATTACTTGGAGCTGGTGTACTTGGTGACAGCCTTGGTTCCCTCACTGACGGCGTGCTTGGCCAACTCTCCGGGCAGGAGCAGGCGAACAGCCGTTTGGATCTCCCGACTGGTTATGGTCGAGCGCTTGTTGTAGTGAGCCAGACGAGACGCCTCGGCAGCAATGCGCTCGAAGATATCATTCACAAAGCTGTTCATGATGCTCATTGCCTTCGACGAAATGCCGGTGTCAGGGTGGACCTGCTTCAGGACCTTGTAAATGTAGATGGCGTAGCTCTCCTTCCTCTtgcgcttcttcttcttatCGGTCTTGGTGATGTTCTTCTGGGCTTTGCCAGCCTTCTTGGCTGCCTTTCCACTAGTTTTCGGCGGCATTATTCACTTCACTTATGATTTCACAAACACAACTCACTGATCATAATGGTGCCCAAGCGCGTTCagctttatactttttttcgaGCAATGTTTTCAGGTCTAAGGCACCCACCCCTAAATGAACGCGCAGGCAGAcgcaaaagtataaatatgtgGCTACTCGGGGCTCGTCGAGCATTCGTTTTCAGTGTGTAAAGTGAACTAAGTGAAATACTCgtaaagaaaaatgtctgGTCGTGgaaaaggtggcaaagtgaagGGAAAGGCAAAGTCCCGCTCTAACCGTGCCGGTCTTCAGTTCCCAGTGGGCCGTATTCACCGTTTGCTCCGCAAGGGCAACTATGCCGAGCGAGTTGGGGCCGGCGCTCCAGTTTACCTGGCTGCTGTGATGGAATATCTGGCCGCTGAGGTTCTCGAATTGGCTGGCAATGCTGCTCGTGACAACAAGAAGACTAGGATTATTCCTCGTCATCTGCAGCTGGCCATCCGCAACGACGAGGAGTTGAACAAACTACTCTCCGGCGTCACCATTGCCCAGGGTGGAGTGTTGCCCAACATCCAGGCTGTTCTGTTGCCCAAGAAGACCGAGAAGAAGGCTTAAACGTTTTAAATGCGGAGCCTACTACATACttgtacataaaaaataaaacccaacCGTCCTTTTCAGGACGACCAAGTTTTTACCAAAGAAGTGAAGATTTTTCAATACGTatattatatcattaaaacaagaaatgtcGTTGAATAGCACTTGGTCAGAAATAAGATCTGGAATGTTCTAAGAAGTTCGTCACCAAAAAGACGCATTTCCGTTAATGCTGTATCTGCAAGCGGTACAGCCTCTACAAAATACATACCTGAACCCATacccatttgaaatttaattttggttcAATGCAATATGTATATGCAGTATCAACTTTCGAGTTCCCGGTCAGTAtgccaataaatcaaaaaattatttgaaaatttgtctccttcgaaaatttgaatggtggtcctgaaaaggaccgatTGCTGAATGAAGTACAAGCTGTACTAGTTTTTTAACCGCCGAAGCCGTACAGGGTGCGGCCTTGCCTCTTCAGAGCGTACACAACATCCATGGCTGTGACAGTCTTCCTCTTGGCGTGTTCGGTGTAGGTGACGGCATCGCGGATAACGTTCTCCAAGAACACCTTCAGAACGCCACGTGTTTCCTCGTAAATGAGTCCCGAGATGCGCTTCACACCGCCGCGACGAGCCAAACGGCGGATTGCTGGCTTAGTGATACCCTGGATGTTATCCCGCAGCACTTTGCGATGACGCTTGGCGCCTCCTTTTCCCAAGCCTTTGCCTCCTTTACCGCGACCAGTCATATTTCACTATTTTCTACTGTTAACACACTGCACGAAACGAAAGTCACTGAAGAACTAATTCCTGATTTTCGACGCACTCttatttatacctaaaaccccAGAAACACGAGCGAGTCCGAACGATATGTGCGTCCCGCTCTTCGCTCACCGCTCTCTGCTCGACAAGTGAGATGGCCTCTGCTTCCCTCTCTTTTCAACCCTCCTCGTTTTGCTATATAAGTAGGTAGCAAATGCAGCTATCgtttattgtgttttgaaACGTGAAGTGAACGTGAACTCGAAAATGGCCCGTACCAAGCAAACCGCTCGGAAATCGACTGGTGGCAAGGCGCCACGCAAACAACTGGCTACTAAGGCCGCTCGCAAGAGCGCACCAGCCACCGGAGGCGTGAAGAAGCCCCATCGGTATCGCCCTGGAACTGTTGCCCTGCGTGAGATCCGTCGATACCAGAAGAGTACCGAGCTCCTGATCCGCAAGCTGCCTTTCCAGCGTCTGGTGCGTGAAATCGCTCAGGACTTCAAGACTGACCTGCGATTCCAGAGCTCGGCAGTGATGGCTCTGCAGGAAGCTAGCGAGGCCTATCTGGTTGGCCTCTTTGAAGATACCAACTTGTGCGCCATTCATGCCAAGCGTGTCACCATCATGCCCAAAGACATCCAGTTGGCCCGTCGCATTCGCGGCGAGCGTGCTTAAGTGTGCGTGCTGCCAATGCGCTAACATACTTTGTACAAatcggtccttttcaggaccacAAATTACAGTCAATGAGAtactaattatacccgttactcgtagagtaaaagggtatactagattcgtcggaaagtatgtaacaggcagaaggaagcgtttccgacccaatgaagtatatatattcttgatcaggatcactagccgagtcgatctagccatgtccgtctgtccgtctgtccgtatgaacgctgagatctcggaaactataagagctacaatactgggatttggcatgcagattcctgagattcctgcgcagcgcaagtttatttcaaaagagtgccacgcccactctaacgcccacaaaccgcccaaaactgtggatcctacagttttgatgctagaacaaaaattttaactgaaatgtattgttcttatcaatacctaccgattgacccaaaaaaagtttgccatgcccactataacgcccacaaaccgctcacaaacttcaaaaaatcgtaaatatgaacgcggatatctcggaaaatatcaaagatagagaaacgggatttcagatttagattccgtaggcttgagcgcagcgcaagtttgttacgcgaatatgccacgcccactctaacgcccacaagccgcccaagcctgtggcgcccacaattttcgtgctagataaaaaatttaaactgaaatgtattggtctcgtcaatacctatcgattgatttaaaaaaaactttgccacgcccactctaacgcccacaacgcttaaatctgtctaccgccggtaggtggcgcatttgctgcttgcatatctccattttcctttggtccctttagctgagtaacgggtatctgatagtcgaggtactcgactatagcgttcttccttgtttttatctACAGGCTTCaacgttaaaataaaaaaaaaacttttcgacTCGTTCCTTCGTAAGTGGAGTTAATAATTGTATGTAACTTTTTGTGATTTGATAGAAATTAGAAttgataaaatcaataaatattggatTGGGTGGGGTTTTTAATGCGATGGAGCTGCTATGCGGCAGGGATGGTCAAGACTTTCAAGCAtcagaaaaaaactaaaaaatattacatgcgAGATGAACAAAAATTAGCTAGGCTTGTGAATCTATTTgcttaataaaacataaacagatttaaaaatacattttttatattttctttttaatgttaaGTGCAACCTCcacgatatttttatatgggacacaaaaaaaactgcttataggtatatatattcctgaatttatatatcgttttttgtaatattagatttatttaatagattaGATTCAATTTGATTGTACTTTTGGTATTATCacgtttttcaaaaaatttcgTTATAAATGTCGCCATGTTTTTAGAAAGGGAGGGTTATGTGGGACAACCACGATCAACATTAGACATTCAAGCATCAAGAACAAatcgaaaaacttttaaacgctatctgaaaataaatcatatgcgttaatgaatgcataatgctttataaaaaacaagaaaaatattattaagtatattttttagatttttttctttaatgttAACTTGAGTGCGGCCTCAATGGGATTCATACATGAAACACATATTagcaaattttgtaaaaactgcTTATAAACATGCATCCAATGCTGTACTGTCTTGAGCAAAGACATGATATATCTAAGAAAACAtcgaataaatacaatattttaaaagatttatatttgtaacagTCAGAAAACCATTGCCGAATGTAGCTTGATAGCCAACTTCGTACGTAGCCAAGGGACAACTTGgaacaagtaataaaatacctaaactaatgataagtaaatataattgtagtacttatttaagtaaaaggtttaaatttattttttcattaacaagttacaaaatatttttaagatatcatattttaaaatgggtttttaagaaaattgctCATGTTACGAATGTCTATGTTGAAGTTGATAAGGCAATAAAAGGTCGCAAAAACAAGATACTtacattttgaaaacattaGCTGCTTAATAGATCATTTAAGaatgtaaaacaataaaaagattgttaagttttagaatcttaagcactaaaaataagaaaatatgtttgcacttcaaacaaataatagcagaGCAAATGCCTGATGCCAGGCGCACAGTTAAAGTGCTCTCCTCCTCGATTCTCATCCGAACGAAGGAGGTTGGTAATAAGCGCGCGGCCCATTTTCTATAcgaaaaagtgtattttagtgaagaaaaatgtctgattcTGCAGTTGCAACGTCCGCTTCCCCAGTGGCTGCCCCGTCAGTGTCAGTTGAGAAGAAGGTGGCCACCAAGAAGGCATCTGGATCCGCTGCCCCAAAGGTGAAAAGGGCTGCTGCCCCGCCATCGCATCCGccaactcaacaaatggtgGACGCATCCATCAAGAATTTGAAGGAACGTGGCGGCTCATCGCTTCTGGCAATTAAGAAATACATCACTGCCACCTATAAATGCGATGCCCAGAAGCTGGCTCCATTCATCAAGAAATACTTGAAATCCGCCGTGGTCAATGGAAAGCTGATCCAAACCAAGGGAAAAGGGGCGTCTGGCTCATTTAAACTGTCGGCCTCCGCCAAGAAGGATCCGAAGCCGAAGCCTGCGTCTGCTGAGAAGAAGGTGAAAAGCAAGAAGGTAGCCGTCAAGAAGACCGGATCCACCGAAAGAAAGCTGCCGCCGGAGCTGACGAGAAGAAGCCCAAGGCTAAGAAGGCTGTTACCACCAAAAAGACCGCAGAGAAGaagaaaaccgaaaaggcAAAGGCCAAGGATGCCAAGAAAACTGGAACCGTAAAGGCGAAGCCAACAGCAGCGAAGACCAAGTCGATCGCAGCGAAGCCAAAGGCGGCGAAAGCACCAAAGGCCAAGCCAGCGGCGTCTGCTAAGCCCAAAAAGGCGGTGAAAAAAGCAGCTGCTCCTGCTACCGCTAAAAAGCCGAAAGCCAAGACTACGGCTGCCAAGAAGTAAATTGTGCAAAAGTACAGTACCTGGTACCTGCTCGCAATCGCTATTTTAGATTTCGATATCTGAAATTAGTTTAAACAAGCCCTTTTCAGGGCTACAACGTTCGTTAACAAGAGAAAGAtactttcaatttaaaactttgtacattttacttatccaattattttgttaggccgttagcattttttttttaaagaagtgtGGCCGCATTGATTTCAGCAGCTGTACCAGAGTATCTTAAAATGCAAGTCAAAGAATGTTCCTCGCCACTTTTTGCAGAAACTCGTTATCAATCGATGTTCATGATTTAATAACTATACTATAAAGCTCCAGAATAAGttcttcagaaaaaaaaacacaaattgaaCTTATATCACGAATTTGATTGGCAAATGGTATATTGAAAATGTAGTTTCTTTGGTAAAATGTGTTGTGGCCCTGAAAAGGGCCGTTTTGGATCTTTCTGCCCATACGCAGCAAGAGAAAATTACTTGGAGCTGGTGTACTTGGTGACAGCCTTGGTTCCCTCACTGACGGCGTGCTTGGCCAACTCTCCGGGCAGGAGCAGGCGAACAGCCGTTTGGATCTCCCGACTGGTTATGGTCGAGCGCTTGTTGTAGTGAGCCAGACGAGACGCCTCGGCAGCAATGCGCTCGAAGATATCATTCACAAAGCTGTTCATGATGCTCATTGCCTTCGACGAAATGCCGGTGTCAGGGTGGACCTGCTTCAGGACCTTGTAAATGTAGATGGCGTAGCTCTCCTTCCTCTtgcgcttcttcttcttatCGGTCTTGGTGATGTTCTTCTGGGCTTTGCCAGCCTTCTTGGCTGCCTTTCCACTAGTTTTCGGCGGCATTATTCACTTCACTTATGATTTCACAAACACAACTCACTGATCATAATGGTGCCCAAGCGCGTTCagctttatactttttttcgaGCAATGTTTTCAGGTCTAAGGCACCCACCCCTAAATGAACGCGCAGGCAGAcgcaaaagtataaatatgtgGCTACTCGGGGCTCGTCGAGCATTCGTTTTCAGTGTGTAAAGTGAACTAAGTGAAATACTCgtaaagaaaaatgtctgGTCGTGgaaaaggtggcaaagtgaagGGAAAGGCAAAGTCCCGCTCTAACCGTGCCGGTCTTCAGTTCCCAGTGGGCCGTATTCACCGTTTGCTCCGCAAGGGCAACTATGCCGAGCGAGTTGGGGCCGGCGCTCCAGTTTACCTGGCTGCTGTGATGGAATATCTGGCCGCTGAGGTTCTCGAATTGGCTGGCAATGCTGCTCGTGACAACAAGAAGACTAGGATTATTCCTCGTCATCTGCAGCTGGCCATCCGCAACGACGAGGAGTTGAACAAACTACTCTCCGGCGTCACCATTGCCCAGGGTGGAGTGTTGCCCAACATCCAGGCTGTTCTGTTGCCCAAGAAGACCGAGAAGAAGGCTTAAACGTTTTAAATGCGGAGCCTACTACA from Drosophila subpulchrella strain 33 F10 #4 breed RU33 chromosome 2L, RU_Dsub_v1.1 Primary Assembly, whole genome shotgun sequence includes:
- the LOC119546628 gene encoding histone H4, coding for MTGRGKGGKGLGKGGAKRHRKVLRDNIQGITKPAIRRLARRGGVKRISGLIYEETRGVLKVFLENVIRDAVTYTEHAKRKTVTAMDVVYALKRQGRTLYGFGG
- the LOC119546076 gene encoding histone H1-like encodes the protein MSDSAVATSASPVAAPSVSVEKKVATKKASGSAAPKVKRAAAPPSHPPTQQMVDASIKNLKERGGSSLLAIKKYITATYKCDAQKLAPFIKKYLKSAVVNGKLIQTKGKGASGSFKLSASAKKDPKPKPASAEKKVKSKKVAVKKTGSTERKLPPELTRRSPRLRRLLPPKRPQRRRKPKRQRPRMPRKLEP
- the LOC119546627 gene encoding histone H4, with the protein product MTGRGKGGKGLGKGGAKRHRKVLRDNIQGITKPAIRRLARRGGVKRISGLIYEETRGVLKVFLENVIRDAVTYTEHAKRKTVTAMDVVYALKRQGRTLYGFGG
- the LOC119546493 gene encoding histone H2B isoform X1, which produces MPPKTSGKAAKKAGKAQKNITKTDKKKKRKRKESYAIYIYKVLKQVHPDTGISSKAMSIMNSFVNDIFERIAAEASRLAHYNKRSTITSREIQTAVRLLLPGELAKHAVSEGTKAVTKYTSSK
- the LOC119546492 gene encoding histone H2A — translated: MSGRGKGGKVKGKAKSRSNRAGLQFPVGRIHRLLRKGNYAERVGAGAPVYLAAVMEYLAAEVLELAGNAARDNKKTRIIPRHLQLAIRNDEELNKLLSGVTIAQGGVLPNIQAVLLPKKTEKKA
- the LOC119546493 gene encoding histone H2B isoform X2, whose amino-acid sequence is MSIMNSFVNDIFERIAAEASRLAHYNKRSTITSREIQTAVRLLLPGELAKHAVSEGTKAVTKYTSSK
- the LOC119546618 gene encoding histone H1-like; translated protein: MSDSAVATSASPVAAPSVSVEKKVATKKASGSAAPKVKRAAAPPSHPPTQQMVDASIKNLKERGGSSLLAIKKYITATYKCDAQKLAPFIKKYLKSAVVNGKLIQTKGKGASGSFKLSASAKKDPKPKPASAEKKVKSKKVAVKKTGSTAKKAAAGADEKKPKAKKAVTTKKTAEKKKTEKAKAKDAKKTGTVKAKPTAAKAKSIAAKPKAAKAPKAKPAASAKPKKAVKKAAAPATAKKPKAKTTAAKK